A window from Gossypium raimondii isolate GPD5lz chromosome 7, ASM2569854v1, whole genome shotgun sequence encodes these proteins:
- the LOC105789613 gene encoding phosphoglycerate mutase-like protein 1 isoform X3, with protein METTATAPYHSNQKLVIHLVPACFLLQYLSNKNMHIRHAHGLHNLESERHRDPLKRIQYADPELSPLGWQQVREQRKDLSASGLLERIELVVTSPLTRTLQTSVGIFGSPLKDENTVGNGYQNGIKTPIFNHPPIIASELCRERLSKGRSRGTISQCRSRFPQVDFSLIEREDDILWEADERESNESVAAKGIKFIKWLLARKEKEIAVVSHGVFLQQTLIALKNEFDSSIEKEFLTPFGNCEIRSLKFFRERWIAELRRRRRSLPRLLCKVFQRLYEMVTLWWSL; from the exons ATGGAAACAACTGCAACAGCTCCATATCATAGCAATCAAAAACTTGTTATTCATCTGGTTCCTGCCTGTTTTTTACttcaatatttatcaaacaaGAACATGCAT ATAAGGCATGCACATGGGCTTCACAATTTAGAATCAGAGAGGCATCGTGATCCATTAAAAAGAATTCAATATGCTGATCCTGAACTCTCTCCTCTTGGCTGGCAACAG GTTCGTGAGCAACGGAAAGATCTTTCTGCAAGTGGACTGCTGGAAAGAATTGAACTAGTCGTAACTTCCCCTCTGACAAG GACATTACAAACATCAGTTGGAATTTTCGGTAGTCCACTAAAGGACGAAAATACAGTAGGGAATGGCTATCAGAATGGGATTAAGACACCCATTTTCAATCACCCACCGATCATAGCATCCGAACTTTGTCGTGAACGTTTG AGCAAGGGTCGCAGTAGAGGAACCATCAGCCAGTGCCGGTCTCGATTCCCTCAAGTTGATTTTTCATTG ATTGAACGTGAAGATGACATTTTATGGGAAGCTGATGAACGTGAAAGCAATGAATCAGTTGCTGCTAAGGGAATCAAGTTTATCAAATG GTTATTGGCACGTAAAGAAAAGGAGATAGCAGTGGTCAGCCATGGAGTTTTTTTGCAGCAAACATTGATCGCACTTAAAAATGAGTTTGACTCCTCGATAGAAAAGGAGTTTCTTACCCC GTTCGGAAATTGTGAAATTCGTTCCCTGAAGTTTTTTAGAGAAAG GTGGATAGCCGAATtaaggagaaggagaagaagcTTGCCAAGGTTGTTGTGTAAGGTTTTTCAAA GGTTGTACGAGATGGTTACACTTTGGTGGTCCTTATAA
- the LOC105789613 gene encoding phosphoglycerate mutase-like protein 1 isoform X1, which produces METTATAPYHSNQKLVIHLVPACFLLQYLSNKNMHIRHAHGLHNLESERHRDPLKRIQYADPELSPLGWQQVREQRKDLSASGLLERIELVVTSPLTRTLQTSVGIFGSPLKDENTVGNGYQNGIKTPIFNHPPIIASELCRERLSKGRSRGTISQCRSRFPQVDFSLIEREDDILWEADERESNESVAAKGIKFIKWLLARKEKEIAVVSHGVFLQQTLIALKNEFDSSIEKEFLTPFGNCEIRSLKFFRERWIAELRRRRRSLPRLLCKVFQSKRKSILGSSYTQAYIRVPLSCKVVHVGQMSGPLQVNCRHRVYCWFFSNILVRRVVRDGYTLVVLIRVHSRPLQVSCRHRT; this is translated from the exons ATGGAAACAACTGCAACAGCTCCATATCATAGCAATCAAAAACTTGTTATTCATCTGGTTCCTGCCTGTTTTTTACttcaatatttatcaaacaaGAACATGCAT ATAAGGCATGCACATGGGCTTCACAATTTAGAATCAGAGAGGCATCGTGATCCATTAAAAAGAATTCAATATGCTGATCCTGAACTCTCTCCTCTTGGCTGGCAACAG GTTCGTGAGCAACGGAAAGATCTTTCTGCAAGTGGACTGCTGGAAAGAATTGAACTAGTCGTAACTTCCCCTCTGACAAG GACATTACAAACATCAGTTGGAATTTTCGGTAGTCCACTAAAGGACGAAAATACAGTAGGGAATGGCTATCAGAATGGGATTAAGACACCCATTTTCAATCACCCACCGATCATAGCATCCGAACTTTGTCGTGAACGTTTG AGCAAGGGTCGCAGTAGAGGAACCATCAGCCAGTGCCGGTCTCGATTCCCTCAAGTTGATTTTTCATTG ATTGAACGTGAAGATGACATTTTATGGGAAGCTGATGAACGTGAAAGCAATGAATCAGTTGCTGCTAAGGGAATCAAGTTTATCAAATG GTTATTGGCACGTAAAGAAAAGGAGATAGCAGTGGTCAGCCATGGAGTTTTTTTGCAGCAAACATTGATCGCACTTAAAAATGAGTTTGACTCCTCGATAGAAAAGGAGTTTCTTACCCC GTTCGGAAATTGTGAAATTCGTTCCCTGAAGTTTTTTAGAGAAAG GTGGATAGCCGAATtaaggagaaggagaagaagcTTGCCAAGGTTGTTGTGTAAGGTTTTTCAAAGTAAGAGGAAGTCTATCCTTGGTTCCTCGTACACTCAAGCTTATATAAGAGTACCCCTTTCCTGCAAAGTTGTGCATGTTGGCCAGATGTCAGGGCCGTTACAAGTCAATTGTCGTCATAGAGTGTATTGTTGGTTTTTCTCTAACATTCTTGTTCGCAGGGTTGTACGAGATGGTTACACTTTGGTGGTCCTTATAAGGGTGCATAGCAGGCCGTTACAGGTTAGTTGTCGCCATAGAACGTAA
- the LOC105770205 gene encoding cation/H(+) antiporter 4 has translation MTYNSSSYTTGMDRTARSEEVCLKFPPKVISPGLAALLVQKDKLGKLMDYSGPRLHFQMVVIFVLTQIIHSLLKLLGLPLFISQLLAGILMSPLIFSDEHSLVTISEDSVAVLGSVGALGFMFFMFLSGVKMDLRLTWKSGKLAIAIGLFPVLVSLIFWLMTVKTLHPGGNVFSNKIFHLAVTYSGTSFPVIHSLLSELKILNSELGRLGLSAALIGDMLTLVLTMFSIWVNTGIQKGSKDVLFDVGMAMLYVCILVFVLRPGMKWMVKRTPEAGQIKDTCFYIIILAFMISPRFTALFRVYFLYGPFIFGLAVPEGPPLGSALVEKLDPVVSGLFMPIFATTCGMRFDLSYFKYSTKYAYHQAVGAVVTLIIKFGVSLLLTLLCKMPTRDSFALAFIMISKGIVEIGSYSIMNDSRIISEDIFAHLTIVIIIVASVVPIAVKKLYDPSKKYLCFQKRTIMNSRFNQELRMIGCVHVPGNVNSIINLLNASCPTRECPIALDVLHLVKLSGQATPLFIAHHNQQKASSNNSYSDNVVVAFKQFERDNLGAVSVNFFTAVSPSNLMYEDTCNLAMDRLTSFIILPFHRRWYSDGSIESEDQTLRSLNFDILERAPCSVGILVEGRRNIKGSNSKDTLSPSNSSSYAIAVIFLGGEDDREALALAKRFSQDESVSLTVIHLKAVGSLEFFLAEDERMLDKEMLKDIKESVPLTYIKEHVKDGPETSTFLRSIVKDYQLIIVGRRYRSEDAITLGLEEWCEFREIGIIGDLLSSSDFFGNFSLLIVQQQRKRNR, from the exons ATGACTTATAATTCAAGCTCCTACACTACTGGCATGGATAGAACAGCAAGATCAGAAGAGGTTTGCCTTAAATTCCCACCCAAAGTCATCTCACCAGGCTTGGCTGCATTGCTTGTTCAAAAGGACAAACTTGGTAAACTCATGGACTATTCTGGGCCAAGACTTCATTTCCAAATGGTGGTCATTTTTGTTCTCACTCAAATCATCCATAGTTTACTCAAGCTCTTGGGTTTGCCATTGTTCATCTCCCAGCTCCTT GCAGGGATACTAATGAGTCCTCTGATATTCAGTGATGAGCATTCATTGGTTACCATATCAGAGGATAGTGTAGCAGTTTTAGGGTCAGTGGGAGCATTAGGGTTTATGTTCTTCATGTTCTTAAGTGGGGTAAAAATGGATCTTAGGTTAACATGGAAATCTGGAAAATTGGCCATAGCTATTGGTTTGTTCCCCGTGTTGGTATCATTGATATTTTGGTTGATGACAGTCAAGACACTTCACCCAGGAGGCAATGTGTTTTCCAACAAAATCTTTCACCTTGCGGTAACGTATTCTGGGACGTCATTCCCGGTCATACATAGCCTCCTCAGCGAGCTGAAGATACTTAATTCGGAACTCGGCAGGCTCGGATTATCCGCGGCACTCATAGGCGACATGTTGACATTAGTGCTTACCATGTTTAGCATATGGGTCAATACCGGGATCCAAAAAGGCAGCAAAGATGTTCTATTTGATGTTGGAATGGCTATGCTCTATGTTTGTATCCTCGTATTCGTTTTACGGCCTGGGATGAAATGGATGGTGAAACGTACACCTGAAGCTGGCCAAATCAAAGACACTTGCTTTTATATCATCATTTTGGCCTTCATGATATCACCTAGGTTTACTGCACTATTTCgtgtatattttttatatggtCCATTTATTTTCGGATTGGCTGTACCGGAAGGTCCACCATTAGGGTCAGCATTGGTTGAAAAGCTAGACCCTGTTGTTTCAGGCTTGTTTATGCCTATATTTGCTACAACATGTGGTATGAGGTTTGATTTATCTTACTTTAAATACTCTACCAAATATGCATATCATCAAGCCGTTGGAGCTGTGGTAACATTGATTATCAAATTTGGGGTCTCTTTATTGTTGACTTTGTTATGCAAGATGCCCACTAGGGACTCTTTTGCACTTGCTTTTATAATGATATCGAAAGGGATTGTCGAGATCGGTTCTTACAGCATCATGAATGATTCTAGA ATTATATCGGAGGATATATTCGCTCACTTGACTATTGTAATCATTATTGTGGCAAGCGTTGTGCCAATAGCCGTGAAAAAGCTTTACGACCCGTCTAAGAAGTATTTATGTTTTCAGAAACGGACCATAATGAATTCCAGGTTCAACCAAGAGCTGCGAATGATCGGTTGCGTTCACGTGCCGGGTAACGTTAATTCCATTATCAACCTATTGAACGCCTCTTGTCCGACTAGGGAATGTCCGATTGCTTTGGATGTACTTCACCTTGTGAAGCTCAGCGGACAAGCCACGCCGCTTTTCATCGCTCATCACAACCAACAGAAAGCGTCATCTAACAACTCGTACTCCGACAATGTCGTGGTCGCGTTCAAACAGTTCGAGCGGGACAACTTGGGAGCTGTATCTGTAAACTTTTTCACTGCGGTCTCTCCATCGAATTTGATGTACGAAGATACATGCAACCTCGCCATGGACCGCCTCACATCCTTTATAATACTTCCGTTTCACCGTAGGTGGTACAGTGATGGGAGCATCGAATCAGAAGATCAAACCCTAAGAAGCCTCAACTTCGACATCCTCGAACGAGCACCTTGCTCAGTAGGGATCCTCGTCGAAGGACGTCGCAATATAAAAGGCTCCAATTCCAAAGACACACTATCACCATCCAACTCCTCATCCTACGCCATTGCCGTAATCTTCTTAGGAGGCGAAGACGATAGGGAGGCTCTAGCATTAGCGAAACGCTTTTCGCAAGACGAAAGCGTTAGCCTCACCGTAATCCACCTCAAAGCTGTGGGCAGCTTAGAGTTCTTCCTAGCCGAAGATGAACGAATGCTCGACAAAGAGATGTTGAAAGACATCAAAGAAAGTGTACCCTTAACGTACATCAAGGAACATGTAAAAGACGGACCCGAAACATCGACTTTTCTTCGATCCATCGTCAAAGACTACCAACTTATCATTGTTGGGAGAAGATACAGGAGTGAAGATGCAATAACCTTAGGTCTAGAAGAATGGTGTGAATTTCGAGAGATTGGGATTATCGGAGATTTGCTTTCATCTTCAGATTTCTTTGGCaatttttctttgttgattGTGCAACAACAACGAAAAAGGAACCGTTAA
- the LOC105789558 gene encoding NADP-dependent malic enzyme, protein MESTLKEMRGGESVLDLSPKATVGGGVEDVYGEDFATEEQLVTPWTYSVASGYSLLRDPHHNKGLAFTEKERDSHYLLGLLPPAVVTQQLQEKKLMDNLRKYEVPLQKYMAMMELQERNERLFYKLLIDNVEELLPIVYTPTVGEACQKYGSIFRRPQGLYISLKEKGKVLDVLKNWPERNIQVIVVTDGERILGLGDLGCQGMGIPVGKLSLYTALGGVRPSAGLPVTIDVGTNNEQLLKDEFYIGLRQRRATAQEYADLLHEFMSAVKQNYGEKVLIQFEDFANHNAFTLLAKYGTTHLVFNDDIQGTASVVLAGVVAALKLIGGTLADHKFLFLGAGEAGTGIAELIALEMSKQTKIPVEETRKKIWLVDSKGLIVNSRKESLQHFKKPWAHDHEPVKDLLGAVKAIKPTVLIGSSGVGRTFTKEIIETVTSFNEKPLIMALSNPTSQSECTAEEAYTWSQGRAIFASGSPFDPFEYNGKVFVPGQANNAYIFPGFGLGLVISGAIRVHDDMLLAASEALAKQVSDENYNKGLIYPPFSNIRKISANIAANVAAKAYELGVATRLPRPANLVKYAESCMYSPVYRSYR, encoded by the exons ATGGAGAGCACGTTGAAGGAGATGAGAGGTGGTGAATCAGTACTTGACTTGTCCCCCAAAGCCACCGTCGGTGGCGGTGTTGAGGATGTTTACGGTGAGGATTTTGCCACCGAAGAACAACTTGTCACCCCTTGGACTTACTCTGTTGCAAG TGGATATTCATTGTTGAGGGATCCCCATCATAACAAAGGGCTTGCATTCACCGAGAAAGAAAGGGATTCTCATTACTTGCTTGGGTTACTGCCGCCTGCTGTTGTCACTCAACAGCTTCAG GAGAAAAAATTGATGGATAACCTCCGGAAATATGAAGTTCCACTGCAAAAATATATGGCCATGATGGAACTTCAG GAAAGGAATGAAAGACTGTTTTACAAGCTTTTGATTGATAATGTTGAGGAGTTGCTCCCAATTGTTTATACCCCAACTGTAGGTGAAGCTTGCCAGAAGTATGGAAGCATCTTTAGGCGACCGCAGGGTCTTTATATAAGTTTGAAAGAGAA GGGAAAAGTTCTTGATGTTTTGAAGAATTGGCCTGAAAGGAATATTCAAGTTATTGTTGTAACTGATGGTGAGCGTATTTTGGGACTTGGGGATCTTGGCTGTCag GGGATGGGAATTCCTGTTGGGAAATTGTCTTTGTACACAGCACTCGGAGGGGTTCGTCCTTCAGCG GGTTTACCAGTGACCATCGATGTGGGCACAAATAATGAGCAGTTGTTGAAAGATGAGTTCTACATTGGACTTAGACAAAGGAGGGCAACCGCACAG GAATACGCTGACTTGCTACACGAGTTCATGAGTGCTGTCAAGCAGAACTATGGGGAAAAAGTTCTTATACAG TTTGAAGATTTTGCAAATCATAATGCTTTTACATTGCTTGCGAAATACGGCACAACCCACCTTGTCTTCAATGATGATATACAG GGGACGGCATCCGTTGTTCTTGCTGGGGTTGTCGCTGCATTGAAGTTGATTGGTGGTACTCTAGCTGACCACAAATTCTTGTTCCTTGGTGCCGGGGAA GCTGGGACTGGTATAGCAGAGCTTATAGCTCTCGAGATGTCAAAGCAG ACAAAAATTCCTGTGGAAGAGACCCGTAAGAAAATCTGGCTTGTGGACTCAAAG GGACTGATTGTTAACTCTCGCAAAGAATCACTTCAACACTTCAAGAAACCATGGGCTCATGACCATGAACCTGTTAAGGATCTATTAGGTGCTGTCAAG GCTATCAAGCCAACTGTTTTGATTGGGTCATCTGGAGTCGGAAGAACTTTTACGAAGGAAATTATCGAGACTGTAACCTCCTTCAATGAG AAACCTCTTATTATGGCTCTCTCCAACCCGACCTCACAATCTGAGTGCACTGCTGAAGAAGCTTATACTTGGAGTCAG GGCCGTGCAATTTTTGCTAGTGGAAGTCCATTTGATCCTTTCGAATACAATGGCAAAGTTTTTGTTCCTGGACAG GCCAACAATGCTTACATTTTCCCCGGATTTGGTCTGGGTTTGGTCATCTCCGGAGCAATTCGTGTGCATGACGACATGCTTTTGGCTGCCT CGGAAGCCTTGGCTAAACAAGTATCTGACGAAAACTACAATAAGGGCCTTATTTATCCACCATTCTCTAACATTAGGAAAATTTCAGCTAATATAGCTGCTAACGTTGCTGCCAAAGCATATGAACTCG GTGTGGCAACTCGTCTCCCCCGTCCTGCCAATCTTGTGAAGTATGCCGAGAGTTGCATGTACTCGCCTGTCTACCGTAGTTACAGGTAG
- the LOC105789613 gene encoding phosphoglycerate mutase-like protein 1 isoform X2, which translates to METTATAPYHSNQKLVIHLIRHAHGLHNLESERHRDPLKRIQYADPELSPLGWQQVREQRKDLSASGLLERIELVVTSPLTRTLQTSVGIFGSPLKDENTVGNGYQNGIKTPIFNHPPIIASELCRERLSKGRSRGTISQCRSRFPQVDFSLIEREDDILWEADERESNESVAAKGIKFIKWLLARKEKEIAVVSHGVFLQQTLIALKNEFDSSIEKEFLTPFGNCEIRSLKFFRERWIAELRRRRRSLPRLLCKVFQSKRKSILGSSYTQAYIRVPLSCKVVHVGQMSGPLQVNCRHRVYCWFFSNILVRRVVRDGYTLVVLIRVHSRPLQVSCRHRT; encoded by the exons ATGGAAACAACTGCAACAGCTCCATATCATAGCAATCAAAAACTTGTTATTCATCTG ATAAGGCATGCACATGGGCTTCACAATTTAGAATCAGAGAGGCATCGTGATCCATTAAAAAGAATTCAATATGCTGATCCTGAACTCTCTCCTCTTGGCTGGCAACAG GTTCGTGAGCAACGGAAAGATCTTTCTGCAAGTGGACTGCTGGAAAGAATTGAACTAGTCGTAACTTCCCCTCTGACAAG GACATTACAAACATCAGTTGGAATTTTCGGTAGTCCACTAAAGGACGAAAATACAGTAGGGAATGGCTATCAGAATGGGATTAAGACACCCATTTTCAATCACCCACCGATCATAGCATCCGAACTTTGTCGTGAACGTTTG AGCAAGGGTCGCAGTAGAGGAACCATCAGCCAGTGCCGGTCTCGATTCCCTCAAGTTGATTTTTCATTG ATTGAACGTGAAGATGACATTTTATGGGAAGCTGATGAACGTGAAAGCAATGAATCAGTTGCTGCTAAGGGAATCAAGTTTATCAAATG GTTATTGGCACGTAAAGAAAAGGAGATAGCAGTGGTCAGCCATGGAGTTTTTTTGCAGCAAACATTGATCGCACTTAAAAATGAGTTTGACTCCTCGATAGAAAAGGAGTTTCTTACCCC GTTCGGAAATTGTGAAATTCGTTCCCTGAAGTTTTTTAGAGAAAG GTGGATAGCCGAATtaaggagaaggagaagaagcTTGCCAAGGTTGTTGTGTAAGGTTTTTCAAAGTAAGAGGAAGTCTATCCTTGGTTCCTCGTACACTCAAGCTTATATAAGAGTACCCCTTTCCTGCAAAGTTGTGCATGTTGGCCAGATGTCAGGGCCGTTACAAGTCAATTGTCGTCATAGAGTGTATTGTTGGTTTTTCTCTAACATTCTTGTTCGCAGGGTTGTACGAGATGGTTACACTTTGGTGGTCCTTATAAGGGTGCATAGCAGGCCGTTACAGGTTAGTTGTCGCCATAGAACGTAA
- the LOC105789613 gene encoding phosphoglycerate mutase-like protein 1 isoform X4: protein METTATAPYHSNQKLVIHLVPACFLLQYLSNKNMHIRHAHGLHNLESERHRDPLKRIQYADPELSPLGWQQVREQRKDLSASGLLERIELVVTSPLTRTLQTSVGIFGSPLKDENTVGNGYQNGIKTPIFNHPPIIASELCRERLSKGRSRGTISQCRSRFPQVDFSLIEREDDILWEADERESNESVAAKGIKFIKWLLARKEKEIAVVSHGVFLQQTLIALKNEFDSSIEKEFLTPFGNCEIRSLKFFRESVVRLGQDYKKN, encoded by the exons ATGGAAACAACTGCAACAGCTCCATATCATAGCAATCAAAAACTTGTTATTCATCTGGTTCCTGCCTGTTTTTTACttcaatatttatcaaacaaGAACATGCAT ATAAGGCATGCACATGGGCTTCACAATTTAGAATCAGAGAGGCATCGTGATCCATTAAAAAGAATTCAATATGCTGATCCTGAACTCTCTCCTCTTGGCTGGCAACAG GTTCGTGAGCAACGGAAAGATCTTTCTGCAAGTGGACTGCTGGAAAGAATTGAACTAGTCGTAACTTCCCCTCTGACAAG GACATTACAAACATCAGTTGGAATTTTCGGTAGTCCACTAAAGGACGAAAATACAGTAGGGAATGGCTATCAGAATGGGATTAAGACACCCATTTTCAATCACCCACCGATCATAGCATCCGAACTTTGTCGTGAACGTTTG AGCAAGGGTCGCAGTAGAGGAACCATCAGCCAGTGCCGGTCTCGATTCCCTCAAGTTGATTTTTCATTG ATTGAACGTGAAGATGACATTTTATGGGAAGCTGATGAACGTGAAAGCAATGAATCAGTTGCTGCTAAGGGAATCAAGTTTATCAAATG GTTATTGGCACGTAAAGAAAAGGAGATAGCAGTGGTCAGCCATGGAGTTTTTTTGCAGCAAACATTGATCGCACTTAAAAATGAGTTTGACTCCTCGATAGAAAAGGAGTTTCTTACCCC GTTCGGAAATTGTGAAATTCGTTCCCTGAAGTTTTTTAGAGAAAG TGTTGTGAGATTGGGACAAgattacaagaaaaattaa